CGAGCGCCCTGTCGCTGAGTTTTTTTATTGTTCCGATCATCCTCGCCGCGAGCTACTACGGCCTCGCGGGCGGGATCGGGTGTGCACTACTCAGCGTGATTCTCGCGGTCTCGCTGGCCGAGAAGGCCGGGATACAGCTCCAGGATGCGCAGCTCATAGCCTACGTCATCCTCTATTTCCTCGTCGGTTGTTTCAGCGGCTTCATGCAGCGGGAACAGGATAGGATCCAGAACGTCCTCCACCTCTCATCGATCACCGATGAACTGACCGGTTTATATAACTATCAGCATTTCCGGATCCGCCTGGAGGAGGAGGTGAAGCGCGCCAAGCGCTACGGCCATGCCCTCGCCCTGGTCCTCTGCGATGTGAATCATTTTAAACTTATCAACGACACCTTCGGCCATCACAACGGGAACTTTATCCTCAACAAGTTGGCTGGTCTCGTGAAGGATGCGGTGAGGGAGAGCGATATACCATTCCGCTACGGAGGCGACGAGTTTGCGGTGATCCTCCCTGAGACCGAGGCCGAGGCCGAGACGGTGGCGCAGCGGATCATCGCCGCGGTTGACGGGGCATATGCCTCTGAGAAGATTGACGAATCACTCAAACCGAGCCTGACCGCCGGCGTCGCCTACA
This portion of the Candidatus Auribacterota bacterium genome encodes:
- a CDS encoding GGDEF domain-containing protein, translating into MIGKRSVWERVFLLCVSLVFAIVVAFAIPPSALSLSFFIVPIILAASYYGLAGGIGCALLSVILAVSLAEKAGIQLQDAQLIAYVILYFLVGCFSGFMQREQDRIQNVLHLSSITDELTGLYNYQHFRIRLEEEVKRAKRYGHALALVLCDVNHFKLINDTFGHHNGNFILNKLAGLVKDAVRESDIPFRYGGDEFAVILPETEAEAETVAQRIIAAVDGAYASEKIDESLKPSLTAGVAYRSPERPLSAALLISFADEALYKAKRAGKKIELCALGEKAL